In Dromaius novaehollandiae isolate bDroNov1 chromosome 4, bDroNov1.hap1, whole genome shotgun sequence, a single genomic region encodes these proteins:
- the PPAT gene encoding amidophosphoribosyltransferase isoform X2 has protein sequence MVQNLSLFQGRGQESAGIVTSDGESSQAFKVHKGMGLINHVFNADSLKKLYVSNLGIGHTRYSTSGISELQNCQPFVVETLHGKIAVAHNGELTNAVRLRRKLMRHGVGLSTSSDSELITQLLAFTPPLENDDTADWVARIKNLMNETPTSYSLLIMHKDIIYAVRDPYGNRPLCIGRLIPVGDMNGKGKDNSETEGWVVSSESCSFLSIGAEYYREVLPGEIVKISRYEVQTLDVVPRPEGDPSAFCIFEYVYFARPDSIFEGQMVYSVRRRCGQQLAIEAPVEADLVSTVPESATPAALGYAQKCGLPYVEVLCKNRYVGRTFIQPNMRLRQLGVAKKFGVLSDNFKGKRVVIIDDSIVRGNTISPIIKLLRESGAKEVHIRVASPPIRFPCYMGINIPTKEELIANRPEFHDLANYIGADSVVYLSVEGLVSSVQESIKARQESENSLKNLKSRAGKIGHCTACLTGEYPVELEW, from the exons ATGGTACAGAACCTCTCCCTTTTTCAGGGCAG GGGCCAGGAGAGTGCTGGAATTGTGACAAGTGATGGAGAGTCATCCCAGGCATTCAAAGTGCACAAG GGAATGGGTCTTATTAATCACGTGTTCAATGCAGACAGCCTGAAGAAGCTGTATGTTTCAAACCTTGGGATTGGACACACAAGGTACTCCACCTCAGGAATTTCTGAGCTGCAGAACTGCCAGCCTTTTGTTGTAGAAACTCTTCACGGAAAGATCGCTGTGGCACACAATGGTGAACTAACAAATGCTGTACGACTTAGAAGAAAG cttatgcGGCATGGTGTAGGACTATCAACCAGTTCTGACAGTGAATTGATCACCCAGCTGCTGGCTTTCACACCTCCTCTAGAAAATGACGATACCGCGGATTGGGTAGCAAG aataaaaaatttGATGAATGAAACTCCAACTTCATATTCATTGCTAATTATGCATAAAGACATAATCTATGCGGTACGTGATCCGTACGGGAATCGTCCACTCTGCATTGGTCGCCTTATTCCAGTAGGGGACATGAACGGAAAAg gaaaagatAACAGTGAAACAGAAGGCTGGGTAGTCTCCTCTGAATCCTGTAGCTTTTTATCTATCGGTGCAGA GTACTATCGTGAGGTCCTTCCTGGTGAGATTGTGAAAATATCCAGATATGAGGTCCAAACACTGGATGTTGTACCAAGACCTGAAGGAGATCCATCAGCATTCTGCATCTTTGAATATGTTTATTTTGCAAGACCAGACAGTATCTTTGAAG GTCAGATGGTGTATTCAGTCAGGAGAAGATGTGGTCAACAACTTGCTATTGAAGCACCTGTGGAAGCAGACCTAGTCAGCACTGTTCCAGAGTCTGCAACGCCAGCAGCTCTTGGTTATGCTCAAAAG TGCGGACTACCATATGTTGAAGTACTCTGTAAAAATCGATATGTAGGAAGAACTTTTATCCAGCCAAATATGAGGTTAAGGCAGCTTGGTGTTGCAAAAAAGTTTGGAGTTCTGTCTGACAATTTTAAAGGCAAGCGAGTTGTTATCATTGATGATTCAATTGTGAGAGGCAATACCATTTCACCCATAATAAAGCTACTAAGGGAATCTGGAGCTAAAGAG GTGCATATCCGTGTGGCTTCACCTCCCATAAGATTTCCTTGTTACATGGGAATAAACATTCCAACAAAAGAAGAACTCATTGCCAACAGACCTGAATTTCATGACCTTGCAAACTATATAG GAGCAGACAGTGTTGTTTATCTTTCTGTGGAAGGGCTGGTATCATCTGTGCAAGAAAGCATCAAAGCAAGGCAAGAGAGCGAGAACAGCCTTAAAAACCTGAAGTCACGTGCTGGAAAGATTGGTCATTGCACAGCATGTCTTACTGGAGAGTATCCTGTAGAGCTAGAATGGTGA
- the PPAT gene encoding amidophosphoribosyltransferase isoform X1 yields the protein MELEELGIREECGVFGCIASGVWPTELDVPHVITLGLVGLQHRGQESAGIVTSDGESSQAFKVHKGMGLINHVFNADSLKKLYVSNLGIGHTRYSTSGISELQNCQPFVVETLHGKIAVAHNGELTNAVRLRRKLMRHGVGLSTSSDSELITQLLAFTPPLENDDTADWVARIKNLMNETPTSYSLLIMHKDIIYAVRDPYGNRPLCIGRLIPVGDMNGKGKDNSETEGWVVSSESCSFLSIGAEYYREVLPGEIVKISRYEVQTLDVVPRPEGDPSAFCIFEYVYFARPDSIFEGQMVYSVRRRCGQQLAIEAPVEADLVSTVPESATPAALGYAQKCGLPYVEVLCKNRYVGRTFIQPNMRLRQLGVAKKFGVLSDNFKGKRVVIIDDSIVRGNTISPIIKLLRESGAKEVHIRVASPPIRFPCYMGINIPTKEELIANRPEFHDLANYIGADSVVYLSVEGLVSSVQESIKARQESENSLKNLKSRAGKIGHCTACLTGEYPVELEW from the exons GGGCCAGGAGAGTGCTGGAATTGTGACAAGTGATGGAGAGTCATCCCAGGCATTCAAAGTGCACAAG GGAATGGGTCTTATTAATCACGTGTTCAATGCAGACAGCCTGAAGAAGCTGTATGTTTCAAACCTTGGGATTGGACACACAAGGTACTCCACCTCAGGAATTTCTGAGCTGCAGAACTGCCAGCCTTTTGTTGTAGAAACTCTTCACGGAAAGATCGCTGTGGCACACAATGGTGAACTAACAAATGCTGTACGACTTAGAAGAAAG cttatgcGGCATGGTGTAGGACTATCAACCAGTTCTGACAGTGAATTGATCACCCAGCTGCTGGCTTTCACACCTCCTCTAGAAAATGACGATACCGCGGATTGGGTAGCAAG aataaaaaatttGATGAATGAAACTCCAACTTCATATTCATTGCTAATTATGCATAAAGACATAATCTATGCGGTACGTGATCCGTACGGGAATCGTCCACTCTGCATTGGTCGCCTTATTCCAGTAGGGGACATGAACGGAAAAg gaaaagatAACAGTGAAACAGAAGGCTGGGTAGTCTCCTCTGAATCCTGTAGCTTTTTATCTATCGGTGCAGA GTACTATCGTGAGGTCCTTCCTGGTGAGATTGTGAAAATATCCAGATATGAGGTCCAAACACTGGATGTTGTACCAAGACCTGAAGGAGATCCATCAGCATTCTGCATCTTTGAATATGTTTATTTTGCAAGACCAGACAGTATCTTTGAAG GTCAGATGGTGTATTCAGTCAGGAGAAGATGTGGTCAACAACTTGCTATTGAAGCACCTGTGGAAGCAGACCTAGTCAGCACTGTTCCAGAGTCTGCAACGCCAGCAGCTCTTGGTTATGCTCAAAAG TGCGGACTACCATATGTTGAAGTACTCTGTAAAAATCGATATGTAGGAAGAACTTTTATCCAGCCAAATATGAGGTTAAGGCAGCTTGGTGTTGCAAAAAAGTTTGGAGTTCTGTCTGACAATTTTAAAGGCAAGCGAGTTGTTATCATTGATGATTCAATTGTGAGAGGCAATACCATTTCACCCATAATAAAGCTACTAAGGGAATCTGGAGCTAAAGAG GTGCATATCCGTGTGGCTTCACCTCCCATAAGATTTCCTTGTTACATGGGAATAAACATTCCAACAAAAGAAGAACTCATTGCCAACAGACCTGAATTTCATGACCTTGCAAACTATATAG GAGCAGACAGTGTTGTTTATCTTTCTGTGGAAGGGCTGGTATCATCTGTGCAAGAAAGCATCAAAGCAAGGCAAGAGAGCGAGAACAGCCTTAAAAACCTGAAGTCACGTGCTGGAAAGATTGGTCATTGCACAGCATGTCTTACTGGAGAGTATCCTGTAGAGCTAGAATGGTGA